In Pseudomonas sp. MTM4, one genomic interval encodes:
- the nadA gene encoding quinolinate synthase NadA: protein MTQIPERILVQAHLAAKQPQPLSPEQEAQLRDDIAVELKRQNAVLVAHYYTDPVIQSLAEETGGCVSDSLEMARFGNEHSAQTVVVAGVKFMGETAKILNPEKRVLMPTLDATCSLDLGCPVEEFSAFCDQHPERTVVVYANTSAAVKARADWVVTSSCALEIVESLMDNGEKIIWAPDKHLGSYVQRETGADMLLWDGACIVHEEFKAKQLEDMKALYPDAAVLVHPESPESVIALADAVGSTSQLIKAAQTLTNPTFIVATDRGIFYKMQQLCPDKAFIEAPTAGSGAACRSCAHCPWMAMNTLERTLHCLRTGSNEIFVDPALVPRAVKPLKRMLDFTQAARIKQAGNA from the coding sequence ATGACGCAGATACCCGAACGCATTCTTGTGCAGGCTCACCTGGCAGCCAAACAACCCCAGCCGCTGTCGCCCGAGCAGGAAGCGCAATTGCGCGACGATATCGCTGTCGAGTTGAAGCGCCAGAATGCGGTGCTCGTGGCGCATTACTATACCGACCCGGTGATCCAGTCGCTCGCCGAGGAAACCGGAGGCTGTGTTTCCGATTCGCTGGAGATGGCCCGCTTCGGCAACGAACACTCGGCGCAGACCGTGGTGGTCGCGGGCGTCAAGTTCATGGGTGAGACGGCGAAGATCCTCAATCCTGAAAAGCGGGTGCTGATGCCGACATTGGACGCCACCTGCTCGCTGGACCTCGGTTGCCCGGTGGAAGAGTTTTCGGCTTTTTGTGATCAGCATCCAGAGCGCACTGTCGTGGTCTATGCCAATACTTCGGCGGCTGTGAAGGCTCGGGCCGACTGGGTAGTTACCTCGAGTTGTGCGCTGGAAATCGTCGAAAGCCTGATGGACAACGGCGAGAAGATCATCTGGGCTCCAGACAAACATCTCGGCAGCTATGTGCAGCGTGAAACCGGAGCCGACATGCTGCTTTGGGATGGGGCTTGCATCGTCCACGAAGAATTCAAGGCGAAGCAGCTGGAGGATATGAAGGCGCTGTATCCGGACGCTGCCGTTCTGGTTCACCCTGAATCACCTGAATCGGTGATCGCTCTGGCGGATGCCGTTGGGTCCACCAGTCAGCTGATCAAGGCGGCCCAGACGCTGACGAATCCAACTTTCATCGTTGCCACCGACCGCGGCATCTTTTACAAGATGCAACAGCTTTGTCCTGATAAGGCGTTCATCGAGGCGCCGACGGCGGGTAGCGGAGCCGCCTGCCGTAGCTGCGCGCATTGCCCGTGGATGGCGATGAACACGCTCGAGCGTACACTGCATTGCCTGCGCACCGGCAGCAATGAGATATTCGTCGATCCAGCCTTAGTTCCGCGGGCGGTCAAGCCGCTCAAGCGCATGCTGGATTTCACTCAGGCTGCGCGTATCAAGCAGGCTGGCAACGCCTGA